In a genomic window of Chryseobacterium sp. G0162:
- a CDS encoding ankyrin repeat domain-containing protein, translating into MKKFGISVLICLSSLLSAQNKQQIDAFYDAIRENNFPLVKKIIDQGYPIKAMLPGETAPVLAAIWKKNFPMVEYMVNKGANITANKKLVDGAIEYGSPEITFYLIKKGAYAKNALYTAIFYENFGIAKELYMNHQPQITNNEDMGKFLLLAVKSKDLEFIKKLPLKGKNFLMDFFNYDGYNALLLAVEKNDTEIAKYLLSQGADKKSRITFETDNGTVSGKTALQMAKANKNAELMKLLK; encoded by the coding sequence ATGAAAAAATTTGGAATATCCGTTCTTATATGTCTGTCTTCATTATTAAGTGCCCAAAACAAACAGCAGATTGATGCCTTCTATGATGCCATCCGTGAGAATAATTTTCCATTGGTAAAAAAAATCATTGACCAGGGATATCCTATTAAAGCCATGCTTCCTGGTGAAACAGCACCAGTATTGGCAGCCATCTGGAAAAAAAACTTTCCAATGGTGGAATATATGGTCAATAAAGGAGCCAACATCACTGCCAACAAGAAATTGGTAGATGGCGCTATTGAATATGGAAGTCCGGAAATTACTTTCTACCTTATCAAAAAAGGAGCCTATGCTAAAAATGCATTGTATACTGCGATATTCTATGAAAATTTTGGAATTGCAAAGGAGCTATACATGAATCACCAGCCACAGATCACCAATAATGAAGATATGGGAAAATTTTTATTGCTGGCCGTAAAAAGCAAGGATCTGGAATTCATCAAGAAACTTCCGTTAAAAGGAAAGAATTTCCTAATGGATTTCTTCAATTATGATGGGTATAACGCTTTATTGCTTGCTGTAGAAAAGAACGACACTGAAATTGCAAAATATCTTTTATCTCAGGGAGCTGATAAAAAATCAAGAATTACTTTTGAGACCGATAATGGTACCGTTTCTGGAAAAACAGCCCTACAGATGGCTAAAGCCAATAAAAATGCAGAACTCATGAAACTTTTGAAATAA
- a CDS encoding cupin domain-containing protein yields the protein MSTNINDYIVKTEQKEWQPLIEKGIHYEGIFVKSLKFDPAQNRSTTILLKFEPGASYPYHNHPAGEELFILEGDALIAGGNLKKGDYLYTPPNFKHAVQSENGCIILFMVPEEVEIL from the coding sequence ATGAGTACTAACATCAATGATTACATTGTAAAAACCGAACAAAAAGAATGGCAGCCTTTAATTGAAAAAGGAATTCATTACGAAGGTATTTTTGTAAAATCCTTGAAATTTGATCCTGCACAAAACCGTTCTACCACTATCCTTTTAAAATTTGAACCCGGAGCAAGTTATCCTTATCACAATCATCCAGCCGGTGAAGAACTTTTCATTCTGGAAGGAGATGCTCTTATTGCGGGCGGCAACCTGAAAAAGGGAGATTATTTGTATACTCCACCCAACTTCAAACACGCTGTACAATCAGAAAATGGCTGTATCATTCTGTTTATGGTTCCGGAAGAAGTGGAAATCCTTTAA
- a CDS encoding DoxX family membrane protein gives MKTRQDIAVFLLRMALAAGFLSAVASRLNFWGAQSSGWRNFVNYTAEVNSFFPSSWSPTLALVSTATELIIGILILTGYQIRKAALSASVLTFVFAIAMSISFGSKEALDYSVFVFSAGAFLLSSFPCYQWSLDQLLHQ, from the coding sequence ATGAAAACAAGACAGGACATCGCAGTTTTTTTATTAAGAATGGCATTGGCAGCCGGATTTTTATCTGCTGTTGCTAGCCGGCTGAACTTTTGGGGAGCACAATCTTCGGGTTGGAGAAATTTCGTGAATTATACCGCTGAAGTCAATTCATTTTTCCCTTCGTCATGGTCGCCAACCCTTGCTCTGGTATCTACTGCGACAGAATTAATTATTGGTATTTTAATTCTTACAGGATATCAGATTCGTAAAGCAGCTTTGTCTGCATCTGTATTAACCTTTGTTTTTGCCATAGCAATGAGCATTTCTTTTGGAAGTAAGGAAGCTTTGGATTATTCTGTTTTTGTATTCAGTGCAGGAGCGTTTTTACTGAGCAGTTTTCCCTGTTATCAATGGTCTTTAGATCAGCTTTTACATCAATAA
- a CDS encoding AraC family transcriptional regulator, translating to MIEIKKYSHQAGHPEPRRVIKYTLFWCNKGTAEILIDENVFMLKSGQTITITSGQFHQLISVEGEITTLEFTLDFFCKSDSDIELIFHNGLFCHFGMNEMITVQHPAFFTDTLNLIEKEIQEKPYQYLISTHSLVELLLVEINRSKIANGDEIWKPDALFLKFLENVRNNFSNNHPVSYHAEALTTTEAKLNEVSKLHTNKTAQNVIYSLTISEAKRLLLYEKLSVKEIAYQLGFNDPFYFSNFFKKHASLSPKDYQKSVKD from the coding sequence ATGATTGAAATAAAAAAATATTCTCATCAGGCAGGACATCCGGAACCAAGAAGGGTCATCAAATATACTTTGTTCTGGTGCAACAAAGGAACTGCTGAAATTCTGATTGACGAAAATGTTTTTATGCTGAAAAGTGGTCAAACAATTACCATTACTTCCGGACAGTTTCATCAGCTAATTTCTGTGGAAGGTGAAATTACCACTCTTGAGTTTACCCTGGATTTTTTCTGTAAAAGTGACAGTGATATCGAATTGATTTTTCATAACGGATTATTCTGCCATTTTGGAATGAACGAAATGATTACCGTTCAGCACCCAGCATTTTTTACAGACACTCTCAACCTAATTGAAAAGGAAATTCAGGAAAAACCTTATCAGTATCTGATTTCAACACATTCTTTGGTAGAGTTACTTTTAGTAGAGATCAATCGCAGTAAAATTGCCAACGGTGATGAAATATGGAAACCAGATGCTTTGTTTCTAAAGTTTCTAGAGAATGTCCGTAATAATTTTTCAAATAATCATCCTGTCTCTTATCATGCTGAGGCCCTTACAACCACTGAAGCTAAACTGAATGAAGTCTCTAAACTTCACACCAATAAAACGGCTCAAAACGTGATCTATAGTCTTACCATTTCCGAGGCGAAAAGATTATTACTTTATGAAAAACTGAGTGTTAAGGAAATCGCCTATCAGCTTGGCTTCAATGACCCTTTTTACTTTTCTAATTTCTTTAAAAAACATGCTTCTCTTTCTCCCAAAGATTATCAAAAGTCAGTGAAAGATTAG
- a CDS encoding thioredoxin family protein, whose translation MKYSKIIVIVALLLFQLGAAQEKADVVLKKASTEAKAGKKNVLLVFHASWCKWCKMMEKNMNLPETQPIFGSRFITAYVDVQERGEKKSLENPGGQELMNKYKGENAGLPFWLILNPEGKVLADSFNAKGENLGSPSTPEEVATFIAKLEKASKLKKEEISIIEKVFTKK comes from the coding sequence ATGAAATATTCAAAGATTATTGTCATCGTTGCGCTATTGCTGTTTCAGCTGGGTGCAGCACAGGAAAAAGCAGATGTTGTATTAAAGAAAGCATCTACTGAAGCGAAAGCGGGTAAGAAAAATGTTTTATTAGTATTTCATGCTTCGTGGTGCAAATGGTGTAAAATGATGGAAAAAAATATGAATCTTCCAGAAACGCAACCTATTTTCGGTAGCAGATTTATCACAGCTTATGTAGATGTTCAGGAAAGAGGAGAGAAAAAATCTCTTGAAAATCCTGGCGGGCAGGAATTGATGAATAAATACAAAGGAGAAAATGCAGGACTTCCGTTTTGGCTGATTTTAAATCCGGAAGGAAAAGTGCTGGCAGATTCATTTAATGCCAAAGGAGAAAACTTGGGATCACCTTCCACTCCAGAAGAAGTGGCCACTTTTATCGCGAAGCTTGAGAAAGCTTCAAAACTGAAGAAGGAAGAGATTTCGATCATTGAAAAGGTATTTACCAAGAAGTAA
- a CDS encoding nucleoid-associated protein, with translation MFSKIIVHRVGNKINGDSLTLSQEELKLEEGMAEMLEDYFLGSFKSEETFHFYSDTYLVNNPVYSAVSEIFEDKSKFIWESENIAKHLFEAAENPRVQSGELFIVLFEDESDRPDRVDKIGIFKTEKRESFLKINPAEETFDIEKDQGIGLSKIDKAALIYNNDKDTGYVLSVVDNNKNGDMYYWFEDFLKVKQRDDEYFHTQEALMVYKDYITKQLPQEFEVSKADQADFLNKSINFFKEKEEFKLDEFASEVLGDEHVIESFVNFKTDYEQDMQVNIAEEFPISEAAVKKTQRHFKSIIKLDKNFHIYIHGDRQKIETGEDDKGKYYRLYFDKEV, from the coding sequence ATGTTTTCAAAAATAATAGTACACAGAGTCGGAAATAAGATCAATGGAGATTCTCTAACGCTTTCCCAGGAGGAATTGAAGCTGGAGGAAGGAATGGCAGAGATGCTTGAGGATTACTTTTTAGGATCATTCAAATCGGAAGAAACTTTTCATTTTTATAGTGATACGTATCTGGTGAATAACCCGGTTTACAGTGCGGTATCTGAAATTTTTGAGGATAAATCCAAATTTATCTGGGAATCTGAAAATATTGCCAAACACCTTTTCGAAGCGGCTGAAAATCCTAGAGTTCAGAGTGGAGAATTATTTATCGTTCTTTTCGAAGATGAAAGTGACCGTCCTGACAGAGTCGATAAGATTGGAATTTTTAAAACCGAGAAGAGAGAATCTTTCCTTAAAATTAATCCTGCCGAAGAAACATTTGATATTGAAAAAGATCAGGGTATTGGGTTATCTAAGATTGATAAAGCAGCTCTGATATACAATAACGATAAAGATACAGGATATGTACTTTCCGTGGTTGACAACAACAAAAACGGAGATATGTATTACTGGTTTGAAGATTTCCTAAAAGTAAAGCAGCGTGATGATGAGTATTTCCACACTCAGGAAGCATTGATGGTTTACAAAGATTATATCACCAAACAGCTTCCACAGGAATTTGAGGTTTCTAAAGCAGACCAGGCAGACTTTCTGAACAAATCGATCAACTTCTTTAAAGAAAAAGAAGAGTTTAAATTGGATGAATTCGCCAGTGAAGTATTGGGAGACGAGCATGTGATCGAGAGTTTTGTTAACTTTAAAACTGATTACGAACAAGACATGCAGGTGAATATTGCTGAAGAATTCCCGATCAGTGAAGCGGCGGTTAAGAAAACCCAAAGGCACTTTAAAAGTATTATTAAACTTGATAAAAACTTCCATATATATATTCACGGTGACCGACAGAAAATCGAAACCGGAGAAGATGATAAAGGGAAGTATTACAGATTGTATTTTGATAAAGAAGTATAA
- a CDS encoding succinate dehydrogenase/fumarate reductase iron-sulfur subunit: protein MDLHLKIWRQKDRKSEGKLVSYDLKGLNSHMSFLEMLDTLNEKLITEGDEPVEFDHDCREGICGQCGMMINGIAHGPLKNTTTCQLHLRSFKNGETILIEPFRAEAFPVKKDLKVDRSAFDRIISSGGFVSVNTGQAPDATAIPVTHQVAEEAFDSAACIGCGACVATCKNGSAALFTSAKIAHMALLPQGKEERSKRVLDMVFQMDTELFGHCSNTEACEVECPQGISVLNIARMNFEYNRALFFNKKG from the coding sequence ATGGATTTACACCTTAAGATATGGAGACAGAAAGACAGAAAAAGTGAGGGAAAACTGGTCAGCTATGACCTTAAAGGATTAAATTCTCACATGTCTTTCCTTGAAATGTTAGATACATTAAACGAAAAACTGATTACCGAAGGAGATGAACCAGTAGAATTTGACCACGACTGTCGTGAAGGAATCTGCGGACAATGTGGAATGATGATTAACGGTATTGCTCATGGCCCTTTAAAAAATACAACGACCTGCCAGCTTCACCTGCGTTCTTTTAAAAATGGGGAAACAATTCTGATAGAACCTTTTCGTGCAGAAGCTTTTCCTGTCAAAAAAGATTTAAAAGTAGACCGTTCTGCTTTTGACAGAATTATTTCTTCCGGTGGTTTCGTATCAGTAAATACCGGCCAGGCTCCGGATGCGACTGCTATTCCGGTAACCCATCAGGTTGCTGAAGAGGCTTTTGATTCTGCTGCCTGCATCGGATGTGGTGCTTGTGTGGCAACCTGTAAAAACGGAAGTGCTGCTTTATTTACTTCTGCAAAAATAGCTCACATGGCATTATTGCCTCAGGGCAAAGAAGAAAGAAGCAAGCGTGTTTTGGATATGGTTTTCCAGATGGATACTGAATTATTTGGGCACTGTTCCAATACGGAAGCTTGTGAAGTAGAATGTCCGCAAGGAATCTCCGTTCTGAATATTGCCAGAATGAATTTTGAATACAACAGAGCCCTATTTTTCAATAAAAAAGGGTAA